The following are encoded in a window of Mycobacterium sp. ELW1 genomic DNA:
- a CDS encoding carboxymuconolactone decarboxylase family protein, whose amino-acid sequence MGQRIPPGDRRELGLVNWGISRLGARSIRAPHMHLFEVLGRHKLLFLSFLPYSGVLLNWGKLPKRDKELVILRVGHLRGSEYELQQHRRLARSRGVDAALQDKIFAGPTAEELTDRQRALLTAVDEFILNRDLSDDTFATLSTHLSREQVIEFCALAGHYDAIAGILATLRVPMDFPD is encoded by the coding sequence ATGGGTCAACGTATTCCGCCCGGGGATCGACGCGAGCTCGGTCTGGTCAACTGGGGCATCTCCCGGTTGGGCGCCCGATCGATTCGCGCTCCGCATATGCACCTGTTCGAAGTCCTGGGGCGGCACAAGCTGCTGTTCCTGTCGTTTCTGCCGTATTCGGGTGTGCTGCTGAACTGGGGCAAGCTGCCCAAGCGGGACAAAGAACTGGTGATCCTGCGCGTCGGCCACCTGCGCGGTTCGGAGTACGAGCTGCAGCAGCACCGCAGGCTGGCCCGCAGCCGTGGCGTCGATGCGGCCTTGCAGGACAAGATCTTTGCCGGCCCGACGGCCGAGGAACTGACTGACCGTCAGCGCGCCCTGCTGACGGCGGTGGATGAGTTCATTCTGAATCGCGATCTGTCCGACGACACCTTCGCAACGCTGTCGACACACTTGAGCCGCGAGCAGGTGATCGAATTCTGCGCCCTGGCAGGGCATTACGATGCGATCGCGGGAATTCTGGCCACGCTGCGGGTTCCGATGGACTTCCCCGACTAG
- the ramB gene encoding acetate metabolism transcriptional regulator RamB — MAKTFVGSRIRQLRSERGFSQAALAQMLEISPSYLNQIEHDVRPLTVAVLLRITEVFGVDATFFSSEDDTRLVAELREVTMDRDLDLDVDMTEVADIVGTHPAIARAIVNLHRRYRITTAQLAAATEDRFNLNTGGSGSASISMPHEEVRDYFYQRQNYLHELDTAAEDLTIRMRMHRAELSRELADRLTMVHGVHIIRRIDMGDTVLHRYDPVARTLEISNHLSSGQQVFKMATELAYLECGDLIDKLVDEGKFTSDESRKLARLGLASYFAAATVLPYGQFHNMAENFRYDIERLSAFYQVSYETICHRLSTLQRPSMRGVPFSFVRVDKAGNMSKRQSATGFHFSSAGGTCPLWNVYETFSNPGKILVQIAQMPDGQNYMWVARTVERRASRYGQPVKTFAIGLGCEMRHASRLVYSKGLDLSSDSATPIGAGCRVCERDNCPQRAFPALGRALDLDEHRSTVSPYLVKES; from the coding sequence GTGGCCAAGACGTTCGTCGGCTCCCGGATACGACAGCTCCGCAGCGAACGCGGATTCAGCCAAGCCGCACTGGCCCAGATGCTGGAGATCTCACCGAGCTATCTCAACCAGATCGAGCACGACGTCCGGCCGCTGACCGTCGCGGTGCTGCTGCGCATCACCGAGGTGTTCGGGGTCGATGCCACGTTCTTCTCGTCGGAGGACGACACCAGACTGGTGGCCGAGCTGCGTGAAGTGACCATGGACCGCGACCTCGACCTCGATGTCGACATGACCGAGGTCGCCGACATCGTCGGCACTCACCCGGCGATCGCCCGCGCGATCGTCAACCTGCATCGCCGCTACCGGATCACCACCGCGCAGCTGGCGGCGGCCACCGAGGACCGGTTCAACCTCAATACCGGGGGCAGTGGCTCGGCGTCGATCTCCATGCCGCACGAGGAAGTCCGCGACTACTTCTACCAACGACAGAACTATCTGCACGAACTCGACACCGCCGCCGAGGATCTCACCATCCGGATGCGGATGCACCGTGCCGAGCTGTCGCGGGAGTTGGCCGACCGGCTGACCATGGTGCACGGCGTGCACATCATCCGGCGTATCGACATGGGCGATACCGTGCTGCACCGTTACGACCCGGTCGCGCGCACTCTCGAGATCAGCAACCACCTGTCGTCGGGTCAGCAAGTGTTCAAGATGGCCACGGAGCTGGCGTATCTCGAGTGCGGCGACCTGATCGACAAGTTGGTCGACGAGGGCAAATTCACCAGCGACGAGTCGCGAAAGCTGGCTCGGCTGGGCCTGGCGAGCTACTTCGCGGCCGCAACGGTGTTGCCCTACGGGCAGTTTCACAACATGGCCGAGAACTTTCGCTACGACATCGAACGGCTCTCGGCCTTCTATCAGGTCAGTTACGAGACGATCTGCCATCGGCTCTCGACGTTGCAGCGCCCGTCCATGCGCGGCGTCCCGTTCTCGTTCGTCCGGGTGGACAAGGCCGGCAACATGTCGAAACGCCAGTCCGCCACGGGTTTTCACTTCTCGTCCGCGGGCGGCACCTGCCCGCTGTGGAACGTCTACGAGACGTTCTCGAACCCGGGCAAGATCCTGGTGCAGATCGCGCAGATGCCCGATGGGCAGAACTACATGTGGGTGGCGCGCACGGTCGAACGGCGGGCGTCGCGCTACGGCCAACCGGTCAAGACCTTCGCGATCGGGTTGGGCTGCGAGATGCGGCATGCCAGCCGGTTGGTTTACTCGAAGGGTCTTGATCTGTCATCAGACAGCGCTACACCGATCGGTGCGGGCTGCCGGGTGTGCGAACGGGACAACTGCCCGCAGCGGGCCTTCCCGGCATTGGGACGGGCGCTGGATCTCGATGAGCACCGCAGCACGGTATCGCCTTATCTGGTCAAGGAGTCTTGA
- a CDS encoding acyl-[acyl-carrier-protein] thioesterase, whose amino-acid sequence MTTNTTGTGLAKVLMPVPDPHPDVFDREWPLRVGDIDRVGRLRLDAACRHIQDIGQDQLREMGHEETHPLWIVRRTMVDLIRPIEYPEMLRLRRWCSGTSNRWCEMRVRIDGRKGGLVESEAFWININRETQGPARIADDFLEGLQRTTDVKRLRWKGYLNAGSRHDANEIRAFPIRVSDIDLFDHVNNSVYWKVVEEFLAPLTELFEAPLRVTIEHDAPVAFGDKLEILLHVYPPGSTDKFGPELADRTVRTLTYVVGEEVKAVASIFAL is encoded by the coding sequence ATGACCACCAACACCACCGGCACCGGATTGGCGAAGGTGTTGATGCCGGTTCCCGATCCGCACCCCGATGTGTTCGACCGCGAATGGCCGCTGCGCGTCGGCGATATCGACCGCGTTGGCCGGTTGCGTCTGGACGCGGCCTGCCGCCATATCCAGGACATCGGCCAGGACCAACTCCGCGAGATGGGCCACGAGGAAACGCATCCGCTGTGGATTGTCCGGCGCACCATGGTCGACCTGATCCGCCCGATCGAGTACCCGGAGATGCTGCGACTGCGGCGCTGGTGCTCGGGGACCTCGAACCGCTGGTGTGAGATGCGGGTCCGTATCGACGGACGTAAGGGCGGGTTGGTTGAATCCGAGGCCTTCTGGATCAACATCAACCGGGAGACCCAGGGGCCGGCCCGCATCGCCGATGACTTTCTGGAGGGCCTGCAGCGCACCACCGATGTGAAACGGCTGCGCTGGAAGGGCTATCTGAACGCCGGCTCCCGGCACGACGCCAACGAGATCCGCGCGTTCCCCATCCGCGTCAGCGATATCGACCTCTTCGACCACGTCAACAACTCGGTGTATTGGAAGGTCGTCGAGGAGTTCCTGGCGCCGCTGACGGAGCTGTTCGAAGCGCCGCTGCGGGTCACCATCGAACACGATGCGCCGGTCGCGTTCGGCGACAAGCTCGAGATCCTGCTGCATGTGTATCCGCCGGGCTCCACCGACAAGTTCGGTCCGGAGCTCGCGGATCGCACTGTTAGAACGCTCACATACGTCGTCGGCGAAGAGGTCAAAGCCGTCGCATCGATCTTCGCGCTCTGA
- the aceA gene encoding isocitrate lyase, with protein MSNVGQPKSPEEIQKDWDTNPRWKGITRTYTPADVVALQGSVVEEATLARRGAEVLWNQLHDMEFVNALGALTGNMAVQQVRAGLKAIYLSGWQVAGDANLSGHTYPDQSLYPANSVPQVVRRINNALMRADEIAKVEGDTSIENWLAPIVADGEAGFGGALNVYELQKAMIAAGVAGSHWEDQLASEKKCGHLGGKVLIPTQQHIRTLTSARLAADVADVPTVVIARTDAEAATLITSDVDDRDKPFVTGERTAEGFYRVKNGLEPCIARAKAYAPYSDLIWMETGTPDLELAAKFAEGVKSEFPDQMLAYNCSPSFNWRKHLDDATIAKFQKELGAMGFKFQFITLAGFHALNYSMFDLAYGYARNQMSAYVELQEREFDAEERGYTATKHQREVGAGYFDRIATTVDPTSSTTALAGSTEEGQFH; from the coding sequence ATGTCCAACGTTGGCCAGCCGAAGAGCCCAGAAGAAATCCAGAAGGACTGGGACACCAATCCCCGCTGGAAAGGGATCACCCGTACCTACACCCCGGCCGACGTCGTCGCGCTGCAGGGCAGCGTCGTCGAAGAGGCCACCCTGGCCCGCCGCGGCGCCGAGGTGCTGTGGAACCAGCTGCACGACATGGAGTTCGTCAACGCGTTGGGCGCGCTGACCGGCAACATGGCCGTCCAGCAGGTTCGGGCCGGCCTGAAGGCCATCTACCTGTCGGGTTGGCAGGTCGCCGGCGACGCGAACCTGTCCGGCCACACCTACCCCGACCAGAGCCTCTACCCGGCCAACTCGGTGCCGCAGGTCGTGCGCCGCATCAACAACGCGCTCATGCGTGCCGACGAGATCGCCAAGGTCGAGGGTGACACCTCGATCGAGAACTGGCTCGCCCCGATCGTCGCGGACGGCGAGGCCGGCTTCGGTGGCGCGCTGAACGTCTACGAGCTGCAGAAGGCGATGATCGCCGCCGGTGTGGCCGGTTCGCACTGGGAGGACCAGCTGGCCTCGGAGAAGAAGTGCGGCCACCTCGGTGGCAAGGTGCTGATCCCGACCCAGCAGCACATCCGCACCCTCACCTCGGCCCGCCTGGCGGCCGACGTCGCCGACGTCCCCACCGTCGTCATCGCCCGTACCGATGCCGAGGCCGCCACGCTGATCACCTCCGACGTCGATGACCGCGACAAGCCGTTCGTCACCGGTGAGCGCACCGCCGAGGGCTTCTACCGGGTGAAGAACGGTCTCGAGCCGTGCATCGCCCGCGCCAAGGCCTACGCGCCGTACTCCGACCTGATCTGGATGGAGACCGGCACCCCGGACCTGGAGCTGGCAGCCAAGTTCGCCGAGGGCGTCAAGAGCGAGTTCCCGGACCAGATGCTGGCCTACAACTGCTCGCCGTCGTTCAACTGGCGCAAGCACCTGGACGACGCGACCATCGCGAAGTTCCAGAAGGAGCTCGGCGCGATGGGCTTCAAGTTCCAGTTCATCACGCTGGCCGGCTTCCACGCCCTGAACTACTCGATGTTCGATCTGGCCTACGGCTACGCCCGCAACCAGATGAGCGCCTACGTCGAGCTGCAGGAGCGCGAGTTCGACGCCGAGGAGCGCGGCTACACCGCCACCAAGCACCAGCGTGAGGTCGGCGCCGGTTACTTCGACCGGATCGCCACCACCGTGGATCCGACCAGCTCGACCACCGCGCTCGCGGGATCGACCGAAGAAGGCCAGTTCCACTGA
- a CDS encoding 3-hydroxybutyryl-CoA dehydrogenase, translating to MSIERVGVVGAGQMGSGIVEVSAKAGANVVVYEPTDALINSGRDRVTSSLERATSKGKLSEADRDATLARLTFTTDLADLSDRQLVIEAVVEDEAVKGKIFAQLDELITDPDAVLASNTSSIPIMKIAAATKNPSRVLGLHFFNPVPVLPLVELVNTLVTSEDAIARVEQFAGEVLGKKVVRCGDRSGFVVNALLVPYLLSAIRMVEAGVATIEDVDTAIVAGLSHPMGPLRLSDLIGLDTMKLIADSMYDELKDAHYAPPPLLLRMVEAGQLGKKSGQGFYTY from the coding sequence GTGAGTATTGAACGAGTAGGTGTGGTCGGAGCCGGGCAGATGGGCTCGGGCATCGTCGAGGTGTCGGCCAAGGCGGGTGCGAACGTCGTCGTCTACGAGCCGACCGACGCTCTGATCAACTCCGGACGCGACCGCGTCACCTCCTCGCTGGAACGCGCGACCAGCAAGGGCAAGCTCTCGGAAGCCGATCGCGACGCGACGCTCGCCCGATTGACGTTCACCACCGATCTCGCCGATCTGTCCGATCGTCAGCTGGTGATCGAGGCCGTCGTCGAAGACGAGGCCGTCAAAGGCAAGATCTTCGCCCAACTCGACGAGCTCATCACCGACCCCGACGCCGTGCTCGCGTCCAACACCTCGAGCATCCCGATCATGAAAATCGCTGCGGCGACCAAGAATCCGAGCCGGGTGCTCGGCCTGCACTTCTTCAACCCGGTGCCGGTGCTGCCGCTCGTCGAACTGGTCAACACACTGGTCACCTCCGAGGACGCCATCGCCAGGGTGGAGCAGTTCGCCGGTGAGGTGCTCGGCAAGAAGGTGGTGCGCTGCGGCGACCGTTCCGGGTTCGTCGTCAACGCCCTGCTGGTGCCCTACCTGCTGTCCGCCATTCGCATGGTGGAGGCCGGGGTGGCCACCATCGAGGACGTCGACACGGCAATCGTCGCCGGCCTGTCACACCCGATGGGGCCGCTGCGTCTTTCGGATCTGATCGGCCTGGACACCATGAAGCTCATCGCCGACTCGATGTACGACGAACTCAAGGACGCGCACTACGCGCCGCCACCGCTGCTGCTGCGCATGGTCGAGGCAGGACAGCTGGGCAAGAAATCCGGCCAGGGGTTCTACACCTACTGA
- a CDS encoding cyclopropane mycolic acid synthase family methyltransferase yields the protein MVDVDTDLTPYYEESQSIYDVSDDFFALFLGPTMGYTCGYYEREDMTLDESQNAKFDLALGKLNLQPGMTLLDVGCGWGGALEMAVQKYDVNVIGITLSKNQSEFARKRLAKLDTNRSIEVRLQGWEEFDEPVDRIVSIGAFEAFKVERYPLFFQKAYELLPDDGRMLLHTILAHTQKFFRDNGIKVTISDLKFMKFIEQEIFPGGRLPAVEDIEQLALDSGFTLERIHLLQHHYARTLDMWAAELIANRDQAIAITSTEIYDRYMKYLTGCADFFRRGITNIGQFTLVKG from the coding sequence ATGGTCGATGTGGATACGGATCTGACTCCCTATTACGAGGAATCACAATCCATCTACGACGTCTCCGACGACTTCTTCGCCCTGTTTCTGGGCCCGACCATGGGCTATACCTGCGGCTACTACGAGCGCGAGGACATGACGCTCGACGAGTCCCAGAACGCCAAGTTCGACCTCGCGCTGGGCAAGCTCAACCTGCAGCCCGGTATGACCCTGCTCGACGTCGGATGCGGCTGGGGCGGGGCCCTGGAGATGGCGGTGCAGAAGTACGACGTCAACGTCATCGGCATCACTCTGAGCAAAAACCAGTCGGAATTCGCCCGTAAGCGTCTGGCCAAGCTCGACACCAACCGCTCGATCGAGGTGCGGCTGCAGGGCTGGGAAGAATTCGACGAGCCGGTGGACCGGATCGTGAGCATCGGCGCCTTCGAGGCGTTCAAGGTGGAGCGCTACCCGCTGTTCTTCCAGAAGGCCTACGAGCTGCTTCCCGACGACGGCCGCATGCTGCTGCACACGATCTTGGCGCACACCCAGAAGTTCTTCCGGGACAACGGGATCAAGGTCACGATCAGCGACCTGAAGTTCATGAAGTTCATCGAGCAGGAGATCTTCCCCGGCGGGCGGCTGCCCGCCGTCGAGGACATCGAGCAGCTGGCCCTCGATTCGGGCTTCACCCTCGAGCGCATCCACCTGCTGCAGCATCACTACGCGCGCACGCTGGACATGTGGGCGGCCGAGCTGATCGCCAACCGTGACCAGGCCATCGCGATCACGTCGACGGAGATCTACGACCGCTACATGAAATACCTGACCGGCTGCGCCGACTTCTTCCGCCGCGGCATCACCAACATCGGTCAGTTCACCCTGGTCAAGGGCTGA
- a CDS encoding polyphosphate kinase 2 family protein: MSDLPSQWTHEPRKVLRFSPGDKVADIDTDSTPGYSDGKDGSEELQDERNERFAGLQEMLYANGRAGDNRSLLLVLQGMDTAGKGGTVKHVVGAGNPQGIHYTSFGVPTEEERAHHYLWRVRKALPAAGNIGVFDRSHYEDVLVVRVHELVPRDVWEPRYDEINAFEKELVDSGTTIVKCAMFVSLDEQKRRLSERLERPDKYWKYNPGDVAERKLWPAYQEAYQAMLDRTSTDYAPWFVIPCDKKWYSRLAINELLIEALKGMKLTWPPPDFDVEAEKKKLAEA; the protein is encoded by the coding sequence ATGAGTGATCTGCCGTCGCAATGGACCCATGAGCCGCGCAAGGTCCTGCGGTTCAGTCCGGGTGACAAGGTGGCCGACATCGACACCGATTCGACCCCGGGTTACTCCGACGGCAAGGACGGGTCGGAGGAGCTGCAGGACGAACGCAACGAGCGGTTCGCCGGCCTGCAGGAGATGCTGTACGCCAACGGCCGCGCCGGCGACAACCGCTCACTGCTGCTCGTCCTGCAGGGCATGGACACCGCAGGCAAGGGCGGCACCGTGAAACACGTTGTCGGAGCAGGCAATCCGCAAGGTATCCACTACACGAGCTTCGGCGTGCCGACCGAGGAGGAGCGCGCCCACCATTACCTGTGGCGCGTTCGCAAAGCGCTGCCCGCGGCAGGCAACATCGGGGTGTTCGACCGGTCCCATTACGAGGACGTCCTGGTCGTGCGGGTGCACGAACTGGTTCCGCGCGACGTCTGGGAGCCGCGCTACGACGAGATCAACGCCTTCGAGAAGGAGCTCGTCGACTCCGGGACCACGATCGTCAAATGCGCGATGTTCGTCTCCCTCGACGAGCAGAAGAGGCGGCTCTCCGAACGGCTCGAACGTCCGGACAAGTACTGGAAGTACAACCCGGGCGATGTCGCCGAGCGCAAGCTGTGGCCGGCGTACCAAGAGGCCTATCAGGCAATGCTGGACCGGACCTCGACCGACTACGCGCCGTGGTTCGTCATCCCCTGTGACAAGAAGTGGTATTCCCGGCTTGCCATCAACGAACTGTTGATCGAGGCGCTCAAAGGAATGAAGCTGACGTGGCCGCCGCCCGACTTCGACGTCGAGGCGGAGAAGAAGAAGCTGGCCGAGGCCTGA